Proteins encoded within one genomic window of Bombus vancouverensis nearcticus chromosome 4, iyBomVanc1_principal, whole genome shotgun sequence:
- the ValRS gene encoding valyl-tRNA synthetase translates to MVDMKTEEINGETETPQKSAKQLQKEAKKQAKLEKFKQKQEKKESDKAPKVKEKNEKIEKKKECKESAIYMVNTPLGDKKDTTCAMPDAYSPKYVEAAWYAWWEKEGFFKPEYGRKNILQLNPKGKFVMVIPPPNVTGFLHLGHALTNAVEDAITRWNRMKGRTTLWNPGCDHAGIATQVVVEKKLWREEKKTRHDIGRENFIEKVWKWKEEKGNRIYLQLKKLGGSFDWDRVCFTMDPKLCYAVTEAFIRLHDEGVIYRSNRLVNWSCTLKSAISDIEVDKLELTGRTLLSIPGYQEKIEFGVLVLFAYKVIGSEEKIIVATTRIETMLGDTAVAVHPKDTRYAHLIGKYVQHPFCDRKLPIIPDEFVEMEFGTGAVKITPAHDPNDYEVGKRYNLPFITIFDDNGNIIGDYGQFTGMKRFHARTAIIKELTARNLFIEIKDNPMVVPICSRSKDVVEPLMKPQWYVKCSEMAAKAMDAVKSGELKIIPDQYKKIWYHWMENIRDWCISRQLWWGHRIPAYCVKIINIPENIKLDDYWVSAHSENEAKEKAAKQLGTNVDNIIIEQDPDVLDTWFSSGLFPFSIFGWPDKTEELEAFYPGTLLETGHDILFFWVARMVFLGQKLLGKLPFREVYLHAMVRDAHGRKMSKSLGNVIDPMDVINGISLENLHKQLMDSNLDPKELKYAIEGQKRDYPQGIPECGTDALRFALCAYTMQGRDINLDILRVQGYRFFCNKIWNATKFSLMYLDSNFDYDEDVQSTINDVRNDNMIGDNDWYQNTLKENCVQDALNNYLADYPYLDGYNPSQIDTKVHQYFTRLGTDLRNYPHLHRWYKHVASYSEQERSMFRVEEGKILPQCGCKIHDHNNSRKQLHCETNIDSWMLSRVSCAVKICDEAMAQYDFPTATTACYNLWLYDLCDVYLEYLKPVFQGNNNKRQYAARRVLFKTLDVGLRLLSPFMPFITEELYQRLPRKKQLYPSVCVSPYPEVSECDWRNEEIEKDVDFANKVIKNIRSARATYNLPNKIKTEAFLVCSSNNLKEKLLEYRLLIETLAYSKLNMEEPPTGCAIITVTDKVQVHLLLKGLIDPKKELEKLSKKEEQLIDTIRKTKQAMEVPDYNVKVPFDVQNNNKEKLKNNEGELRRITDALSALRAM, encoded by the exons ATGGTTGATATGAAAACTGAGGAAATAAACGGGGAAACTGAAACCCCGCAGAAGAGTGCGAAACAATTACAGAAGGAGGCGAAAAAACAGGCAAAATTAGAGAAGTTCAAACAGAaacaggaaaagaaagaaagtgacAAAGCTccaaaagtaaaagaaaagaacgaa aaaattgaaaagaaaaaggaatgcAAAGAATCAGCTATATACATGGTAAATACACCTTTGGGAGATAAGAAAGATACTACATGTGCGATGCCTGATGCATACAGTCCAAAATATGTTGAAGCTGCATGGTATGCATGGTGGGAAAAGGAAGGTTTCTTTAAGCCAGAATATGGT AGAAAAAATATATTGCAATTAAATCCTAAAGGAAAGTTTGTCATGGTGATACCTCCTCCTAATGTAACTGGATTTCTTCATCTTGGACATGCTTTAACTAATGCTGTAGAAGATGCTATTACAAGATG GAATCGTATGAAAGGACGTACAACACTGTGGAATCCAGGTTGCGATCATGCAGGTATTGCTACTCAAGTGGTGGTTGAAAAGAAACTTTGGAGAGAGGAAAAGAAGACACGTCATGATATAGGAAGAgaaaatttcatagaaaaaGTTTGGAAATGGAAAGAAGA aAAAGGAAACAGAATTTACTTGCAGTTGAAGAAACTGGGAGGATCATTTGATTGGGACAGGGTTTGTTTTACTATGGATCCAAAATTATGTTATGCTGTTACAGAAGCATTTATAAGGTTGCACGATGAAGGTGTAATTTATAGAAGCAATAGATTAGTCAATTGGTCATGCACATTAAAAAGCGCTATATCCGATATAGAA GTTGATAAACTTGAATTAACTGGTCGGACATTGCTTTCAATTCCTGGATATcaagaaaaaatagaatttggaGTTTTAGTATTATTCGCCTATAAAGTGATAGGTTCTGAAGAGAAAATAATAGTAGCTACCACCCGTATTGAAACGATGCTTGGGGATACAGCTGTTGCTGTTCATCCAAAAGATACTAGATATGCTCATTTAATTGGAAAATATGTACAACATCCATTTTGTGACAGAAAGTTACCAATTATACCTGATGAATTTGTTGAAATGGAATTTGGAACAG gTGCTGTAAAGATTACACCAGCTCATGATCCTAATGATTATGAAGTGGGAAAGAGATATAATTTACCATTTATTACTATCTTCGACGATAATGGAAATATTATTGGAGATTATGGACAATTTACA GGAATGAAACGATTCCATGCCAGAACAGctataataaaagaattaacTGCAAGAAATTTGTTCATTGAAATCAAGGACAATCCTATGGTAGTGCCAATATGTAGTAGATCTAAAGACGTTGTTGAACCTTTGATGAAGCCTCAATG gtACGTAAAATGTAGTGAAATGGCTGCAAAAGCAATGGATGCAGTGAAATCCGGTGAACTAAAAATTATTCCTGATCAGTACAAGAAAATTTGGTATCATTGGATGGAAAATATAAGAGATTGGTGTATATCTCGTCAATTATGGTGGGGTCATCGTATTCCTGCTTATTGTgtcaaaataattaatatacccGAAAACATAAAG TTAGATGATTATTGGGTGAGTGCACATTCAGAAAATGAAGCTAAGGAAAAAGCTGCAAAGCAGTTAGGTACAAATgtagataatattattattgagCAAGATCCTGACGTACTGGATACATGGTTCTCTTCAGGTCTCTTTCCATTCTCGATATTTGGATGGCCAGATAAG ACAGAAGAACTTGAAGCATTTTATCCTGGTACATTACTAGAAACTGGACATGATATCTTATTTTTCTGGGTAGCCAGGATGGTCTTTTTGGGTCAAAAGTTATTAGGGAAATTACCGTTTAG AGAAGTATATTTGCATGCTATGGTACGAGATGCTCATGGAAGGAAAATGAGCAAATCGTTGGGAAATGTTATAGATCCTATGGATGTGATTAATGGGATATCATTGGAG AATCTTCATAAACAACTGATGGATTCAAATTTGGATCCAAAAGAACTTAAATATGCTATAGAGGGACAAAAACGTGACTATCCACAAGGAATTCCTGAGTGTGGGACCGATGCTTTAAGGTTTGCACTTTGCGCTTACACCATGCAAGGTCGCGATATTAATCTTGATATTCTTCGCGTACAAGGATATCGATTTTTCTGTAATAAAATATGGAATGCGACGAAATTCTCTCTCATGTACCTAGACTCTAATTTCGATTATGATGAAGACGTTCAATCG ACAATTAATGATGTCCGCAATGATAATATGATAGGTGATAATGATTGGTATCAAAACACTTTAAAAGAAAACTGCGTGCAAGATGCGTTAAATAATTACTTGGCAGACTATCCTTATTTAGATGGATATAACCCTTCACAAATTGACACAAAAGTTCACCAATATTTTACCAGATTGGGTACTGATTTAAGAAACTATCCTCATTTACATCGTTGGTATAAACATGTGGCATCTTACAGTGAACAAGAACGATCTATGTTTCGTGTTGAAGAAGGTAAAATATTACCTCAGTGTGGTTGTAAAATACACGATCACAATAACAGTAGGAAACAg CTACATTGTGAAACAAATATAGACTCTTGGATGCTCTCTCGTGTAAGTTGTGCAGTAAAAATCTGTGACGAAGCAATGGCACAATATGATTTTCCAACTGCCACTACTGCCTGCTATAATCTTTGGTTGTATGATTTATGTGATGTTTACTTG GAGTATTTGAAACCAGTCTTTCAAGGTAATAATAACAAGAGACAGTATGCAGCAAGAAGAGTCTTATTTAAGACGCTAGATGTAGGATTGAGGTTGTTAAGTCCCTTCATGCCATTTATAACGGAAGAACTTTATCAACGTTTACCTCGCAAGAAGCAGCTTTATCCCAGTGTTTGCGTTAGTCCATATCCAGAAGTATCAGAG TGTGATTGGAGAAacgaagaaatagagaaagacGTTGATTTTGCCAACAAAGTAATAAAGAATATTCGATCAGCGCGTGCAACGTATAActtaccgaacaaaataaagacTGAAGCATTTCTTGTATGTAGTAGTAATAACTTGAAAGAAAAGCTTCTGGAATATAGATTATTGATAGAAACCCTTGCTTATTCTAAACTTAATATGGAGGAACCACCAACAGGATGTGCTATCATTACTGTCACAGATAAAGTTCAAGTACATCTACtattgaag GGTTTAATTGATCCAAAGAAAGAACTAGAGAAACTTAGCAAGAAGGAGGAGCAATTAATAGATACTATTCGTAAAACCAAACAAGCTATGGAAGTTCCTGATTATAACGTTAAAGTACCATTCGATGTacaaaataataacaaagaaaAGCTGAAAAATAATGAAGGAGAATTGCGACGAATCACTGATGCGTTATCAGCGCTACGTGCAATGTAA
- the Nup133 gene encoding nuclear pore complex protein Nup133 has translation MDRTSIGNSLGRNLTSPRKRMSIVQSLRKNNSAISVSGRSNQSVQIICKTPNHVVESFGSSLPVLVTEALTFVDRNTAVSVNISIDGWAWLVCGRRLLVWQCKATIHDSKQRRTFKSQCRELLLPQSDLAHKAGCIAVWLPPGHQVPSCMAVSPEGIVRFWVSVAHEGSSVETSAELAGQEVDCLTYIPGHGCILATTTCTVALLQPQFVGGKNSINCQVLRTSQGWLGGIGRRMTSLIFGAIPQSPVTETKLVKVTCTTLGDRGSRVLILAGSSLQYWSFPHNEQEKMEFDEDIGYIISQTFQREIWKSSACNPQNMETWLIDMQPCNEGIVFLMAAHCADASPLIEFALGLIQLSGITLANTFKWFIPVKIDSISYYNDVESTLVSYHFILHGWEAIIYNQYEVLVVNCISEHEQDKIDLVRGGEDSILGGALCSGTPVLFTKNFGLVSVIPSDFISQDFNLSYTDNVNTSVDYNYRPSSAAQNFNSLISNEEVQDMYYSSDCATQLRAAFLLSLRQSEAQCEDILLQLFPLQEEPVMDIDANLDTLILKVARDLIDDYPANDPRWSNHRDLSMTINAVTSMQIPNQLEGKQKAIDLFTTFLKEHDLWNRFCAVTYRGLIMSTPHVLAEYAEKIVAALTIYNLQNKYTDIIDTIIEQTLSPEAYISDELTARDIFYRQVSTVHRFLPTLVNNASEVTQSERPIQQVAHYIMQVNAILLSILHEVVKYRQHNAERFIPTRCSNGITEYLPWTAAVGKHGLRNCLNTMYNVTLKHGITGSNDSTVRNELYEQLVSYIDLILDGRKCHLESVKGTEKFEILLKQYETDRMNLIQPLIKEEQYDSAAMLAEKYCDFASLIQICELTNNKSQLDGYMKKFAAQDFVGFLFSWYVKDGRQGQLVEKCRRGGTIELSEKLAEHPTLSWVQSALTDDLRFAANTLYSLAIQESELVTRKKSILSLAKLALLASDDLEEEVKDCVKRINNELALVAYQEELPTQVLTTYGYDVEKLQVFTPTELITLYTSEDNIDANEYDFKKALDLLEYVEQEDEKVSLKLQIWARAAKRDQWDTLGKNPEQQVQETIFFKLMDLAHFTGDQVNEFLPPVDMLLVEPELGDLAASSNFQFLIKFVYEYAYSNY, from the exons ATGGATCGTACGAGTATAGGAAATTCACTAGGAAGAAATTTGACGTCTCCGCGAAAACGCATGTCAATCGTTCAATCCTTAAGAAAAAATAATTC AGCGATAAGTGTATCCGGACGATCGAATCAGTCAGTGCAGATAATATGTAAAACGCCGAACCATGTTGTAGAAAGTTTCGGATCCTCCTTGCCTGTACTTGTTACGGAAGCTTTAACATTTGTAGATAGAAACACAGCTGTTAGCGTTAATATTTCAATAGATGGTTGGGCTTGGCTTGTATGTGGTCGTAGACTGCTTGTGTGGCAATGTAAGGCCACTATCCATGATTCAAAACAAAGGAGAACTTTTAAGAGCCAATGCAGAGAGTTATTGTTGCCTCAAAGTGATTTAGCTCACAAAGCAGGATGCATAGCTGTGTGGTTGCCTCCAGGCCATCAG GTGCCTAGTTGCATGGCTGTTTCTCCTGAAGGTATTGTACGGTTCTGGGTTAGCGTTGCCCATGAAGGATCTTCTGTAGAAACAAGTGCAGAACTTGCTGGGCAAGAAGTTGATTGTCTTACTTATATTCCTGGTCATGGTTGTATTTTAGCTACAACCACATGCACAGTAGCATTGTTACAACCACAGTTTGTAGGTGGTAAGAATAGTATCAACTGTCAGGTTCTTAGAACAAGTCAAGGATGGCTAGGTGGTATAGGAAGAAGAATGACTTCTCTTATATTTGGAGCTATACCTCAATCTCCAGTCACAGAAACT AAATTAGTAAAAGTTACTTGCACAACCTTAGGAGATAGAGGATCAAGGGTTCTTATTTTAGCTGGCTCATCTTTGCAATATTGGTCTTTCCCGCATAATGAGCAAGAGAAGATGGAGTTTGATGAAGATATTGGGTACATTATTTCACAAACTTTCCAACGAGAGATTTGG aaatcaaGTGCATGCAACCCACAAAATATGGAAACCTGGTTGATTGATATGCAACCATGTAATGAAGGAATAGTTTTTTTAATGGCAGCCCATTGTGCTGATGCATCACCTCTTATTGAATTTGCACTTg GTTTGATACAgctatctggtataacgttagcaaaTACATTTAAATGGTTTATACCAGTTAAAATTGATTCCATTTCGTATTATAATGATGTTGAATCAACTTTAGTTTCTTACCATTTTATACTACATGGTTGGGAAGCCATTATATACAATCAGTATGAAGTGCTTGTTGTGAACT GTATATCCGAGCACGAGCAAGATAAGATAGATTTAGTGCGAGGCGGAGAAGATAGTATTCTTGGTGGTGCACTATGTTCAGGAACTCCAGTTTTATTTACTAAGAATTTCGGATTAGTTTCCGTCATACCGTCGGATTTTATATCGCAAGATTTTAATTT gaGTTATACGGACAATGTTAATACAAGTGTGGATTATAATTATCGACCTAGTTCAGCTGCACAAAATTTTAATAGTCTTATCAGTAATGAAGAAGTTCAAGATATGTATTACAGTTCTGATTGTGCTACACAATTGCGTGCTGCATTTCTCCTTAGTTTACGGCAAAGTGAG GCTCAGTGTGAAGATATTTTATTACAACTCTTTCCTTTGCAAGAAGAACCAGTAATGGATATAGATGCTAATCTCGACACACTGATTTTAAAAGTTGCTAGAGATCTGATAGATGATTATCCAGCAAATGATCCACGTTGGTCAAATCACAGAGATTtgt CTATGACGATAAATGCAGTCACTTCTATGCAAATACCTAATCAACTAGAAGGGAAGCAGAAAGCCATAGATTTATTTACAACATTTCTAAAAGAACATGATCTATGGAACAGA TTCTGTGCTGTTACTTATAGAGGACTAATTATGTCTACACCACACGTTCTTGCAGAATATGCAGAAAAGATAGTTGCGGCACTAACTATATATAATCTCCAGAACAA GTATACAGATATTATAGATACTATAATAGAACAAACTTTAAGCCCTGAAGCTTACATATCTGACGAATTAACAGCACGTGATATATTTTATCGTCAAGTCAGTACTGTACATCGTTTTCTTCCTACTTTAGTAAACAATGCATCAGAAGTAACTCAGTCTGAAAGACCCATCCAACAAGTAGCACATTATATTATGCAAGTAAACGCTATATTATTA AGTATCCTGCATGAAGTGGTGAAATACCGGCAACATAATGCTGAACGATTTATTCCTACGAGATGTTCGAACGGAATAACTGAGTATCTTCCATGGACAGCTGCAGTTGGAAAACATGGGTTAAGAAATTGTCTCAACACAAtg taTAATGTAACTCTCAAGCATGGCATAACTGGAAGCAACGATTCAACAGTGAGAAATGAATTATATGAACAATTAGTAAGTTATATAGACTTAATATTAGATGGCCGAAAATGTCATTTAGAAAGTGTTAAGGGtacagaaaagtttgaaatACTTTTGAAGCAATACGAAACAGATCGAATGAATCTAATTCAACCTTTAA TAAAGGAAGAACAATACGATAGTGCTGCAATGTTAGCTGAAAAGTATTGCGATTTTGCGTCCCTGATACAGATATGCGAATTAACTAACAATAAAAGCCAACTGGATGGATATATGAAAAAATTTGCAGCTCAAGATTTCGTAGGATTTTTATTCTCATG gTATGTGAAAGATGGTCGCCAGGGTCAGTTAGTAGAGAAATGTAGACGCGGAGGTACCATTGAATTGTCAGAAAAGTTGGCAGAACATCCAACTCTATCATGGGTACAATCTGCTCTCACGGACGATTTACGCTTTGCTGCTAATACGCTTTATTCTTTAGCAATTCAAGAAAGTGAATTAGTGACACGTAAGAAG TCCATACTTTCTTTAGCAAAATTGGCCCTTCTTGCTTCGGATGATTTAGAAGAAGAAGTGAAAGACTGTGTAAAAAGAATCAATAATGAATTAGCGCTAGTAGCTTATCAAGAGGAATTACCAACTCAAGTACTTACTACATatggttatgatgtagaaaaatTACAAGTATTTACACCGACTGAATTAATTACG TTGTACACATCTGAGGATAATATTGATGCAAATGAGTACGACTTCAAGAAAGCTCTTGATTTGCTTGAGTATGTGGAGCAAGAAGATGAAAAAGTGTCATTGAAATTGCAAATTTGGGCACGAGCTGCTAAACGGGATCAGTGGGATACCCTAGGAAAGAATCCTGAACAACAAGTacaagaaacaatatttttcaaattaatggACCTTGCACATTTTACTG GTGATCAAGTAAACGAATTTCTTCCACCAGTTGATATGCTTTTGGTAGAACCTGAATTGGGAGATCTTGCTGCATCGAGTAATTTTCAATTCCTCATCAAATTTGTGTATGAGTATGCATATAGCAATTATTAA